The nucleotide sequence TAACTCTTCGGGAGATTCGGAATTCTGATTCTCTTTCGAGAAATGCTTGAGCAGTTCCCGCGCATAGAGGATTCCCACGATGTCATCTGTGGATTCACCAATGACGGGAATACGGGAGTGACCGACATCGATGAACTTCAGCAGGGCTTCATCCAGCGTTGCATTCACAGAGATGTATTCCATATCCATACGCTGGGTCATGATGGCGCCGACATCTTCATCCTGAAGTTCCATCACGCGCTGGATCATTTTACCGGCTTCCGATTCGAGGATCCCTCCGCGGGCCCCTTCTTCCACGACAGACAGAATCTCTTCACTGATATTGGCTTCCCGACCGTTTTTGTTGTCTTCTTTGCCAGCCAGTCGATGGGAGAACTCATCAATTTTCCAACAGAGCCAGATCACGGGGCTCAGGAAGACCGGCAGCAGTTTAATGACAGGCCAGAACAGCTGCAGGAAGCGTTCTCCGGCAATCCGCGAGATTGTCCAGGGAATGACCATCAACAGCAGAATCCCCGTGAGCAGGATCAACAGGATCTGAATGGAAAACTGTATGGTAACTGCGGGAGTACTGAAGTTTCGCGGGACTTCCAGATATTTATGAGTGAAAATAATCGAGATCAGAATCACGCCCGTCAGCCAGAACAGGTCGGCGGCCAGCAACATGGTGGGGTGAGAGCGTAATATTTCGCTGAATCGATCGGGGACCTCAGCTTCGTTACACAGTGTTTCCAGGCGACTTCGAGAGAAATCGCGCAATGAAAATCCTGACAGGGCGGCTGTCAGAGTCAGGAGTAACAGAACAGAAAGAGTCAGCGGGATCATATGTCTTGTAAACGTTCAGATAAGATGTTTCGAAACTGATTCTGATTCACAGACAGAATCGCGTTATAGTTATACTGGTAATTATTCCAGGTGTCATTCTCAATCATCTGTTTTTACTCTTCGCGTCTGGGGATTGAGATCTGCCAGTGATCGAAGATCTGTTGCTCACGTTGCCGCATGATATGCAGTTCTTCTTCCGTAAGGTCATCATAACCGCATAAATGCAGCAACCCGTGGATCACATACAGCAGAAGTTCCTGTTCCGCGGGCCATTGGTATTCTGCAGACATCGCAACCGCCATTTCCGCGGAGACAATGACTTCACCTTCAATCTGCCTGCCTGCCCCACGAAATTCCACCTGGTTCGTATCCATTGCGGTATCGCAGTCCAGCAGAAAACTCAGAACATCAGTATCGTAATCATGTTCCAGGTATTGCTGATTCAACTGGCGAATGGTGGGATTGTCGACGATTGCCAGGCTGATTTCCGCCTGGTTTACCTGTTCGGACTGCAGCAGAAAACTGATCGCTGTTTTCAGCTGTGTTTCGTCGATGGCAAGGTGCGTTTGTGAGTTTTGAATCTCGATCTGAAACTGGTCTATTGTATTCATTCCGTTTTCAATCGGGGATTAAGCGGAGCGCTCTTCCGGGTATTTAATACGTCCGTGGTAAATACCGATCAGGGATTTTACCAGCGATTCTTCCACAACATTGATTTCACTCAAAGTGAGTGAGCATTCATTAAACTGCCCGTCAAGCAGTCGTTTCATCACAAGAGAGTGTACCAGAGATTTGATACGTTTGGGCGTCGGATCACTCAGTGTGCGGCTGGCACTTTCGACCGCGTCGGAAAGCATCATCACTCCCGCTTCCCGGGTCTGCGGTTTGGGACCGGGATACCGGAAAGAAGACTCTTCGGCATCGGTTTTGTGATCCGGGCTGAGATCCGCCTGCTTTTCTGCTTCGCGGAAGAAATATTCCACCAGCGTAGTCCCGTGATGCTGTTCAATAAAATCGATAATCGGCTGAGGCAGGTTGTGCTGACGGGCCAGATCCACGCCATCTTTGACATGGCCGATGATAATCAGGGTACTCATCGCCGGAGCGAGGTTGTCGTGCAGACTCCCACTGCCTTGTGCCATATTTTCAATGAAGTACTGAGGCTTCAGCATTTTTCCGATATCATGATAATAGGCGGCAACGCGTACCAGCAGTCCGTTGGCGCCAATTTTGTCGGCAGCGGCTTCTCCGATTGTGGCCACAGAAATGGAATGGTTATAGGTCCCCGGAGCACGACGCACCAGTTCCTGCAGCAGCGGATGTGAGACATTGCTCATTTCCAGAAGACTGATGTCGGTAACCACTCCGAATAGAGATTCAATAAAAGGCAGACTGCCCGCGACCAGATATCCAGCAGCCAGGCACCACCCTGCCCCTTGAAGACTTTCCCAGACGATCTGCTGATCAAAGAAACCGTTTGAGAGTTCCTGACTGTTGATCAGGTTGATCCCCCAGTAGACCAGGAAGTAAGTCAGTCCCATCCCGAAGCCGAGTTTGATCAGCGTGGATCGGGAAGAGACGTTGCCCAGGGATGTCACCGCGACGGCAGAGACACTCATCAGCACGACGAAATGTCCCAGTGCGGCACCTGTCGACAGGCAAATCACCAGTGACAAAGACAAGGCGGTCAGGATGGCCATCATCTGGTCGTAGACAATCGCAAACACCATGACCGTCACAACCAGCGGCAGCACTTCCGCGCGCCAGGGGTCATAGGAAAGCAGACGAGCCAGGAAAATGGTCAGAATGATCACGCTGAGATAGATACTTAACCGACTGACTGTTCGGGCGACCGCTTTTTTATTCCGCAGCAGATGATATCCATTCAGGACCGCCAGGACGACCAGCATGAGAAAGATGATGGTCACGCGAATGACCCGCTCATATGTCGGTACGGCTTTTTCCCTGGCTTCGTATTCCGCACGCAGTAAAGCAAGTTGATTGTCGTCGATTAACTGACCCGGCTCCACCAGAATCGTGCCACGCTGGAAGGTGTCAAAAATTTCTTCCACCTGATTTCTTGCCTGGGTCCGTTCCTTGAGCGTTCGCTGGGCATCGTAAGTCAGAGTGGTGGGCGCCTGGAAATAAATCCAGTGCGTAAGCACTGCCTTCAGCGGGGCCAGGCGTTGGAAGGCCTTGTTATCGAACAGTCGGCCGACGCCCCCGCTTGCTGAGAGTTGATCAGGCAGACGAATATCAAAAGTGGCGACTTTGGTGACTGTGGTAACTTTGCTATGGTCACTTTTTTTACCATCTTTTTTATCATCTTTATCAGAGCTTTCGTTGATAATGGCAATCTCATCACCAACTCTGATCTGGTTTTGGATCAGATCATTTTCGTTCACAATTCCATAAGTAGCCAGATCTGTAATCAGTTTAGTAAAGTCATTGATCAGGTCTTCAATTTTTTTAGTATCATTGGAATCGGGGCTGCTGACCAGCGATTTCAGTTCGGCAAAGGTCTGTTCTGGTTCTTCTGGAAACTGGCCTACAAACTGTTCCAGTCGGCGGGACGGAGTGAGCCCCAGTTCCGCCCGGGTGTCAGCATTCAGCTCATCCAGCGATTTGGCATTGGCAATCCTAACCAGATCTTCCTTCAGCAATCCTGGCAACTTGTCGATCAGGTCCGGCTGATTTTTGAAGTAATAGGGAACTTCTGTCTCTTTCTGGGTCCGTTGCCGGTCTGTTTCAATCGGATTGGAGACTTTGAACGTGGAATTGGCCACAATCCCATGCTCGGAAAACATGCCCAGTCGATAGGGGAACGGGGCTTTCCAGCTTTCTACTGCCACCATCAGAATCAGAATCGTCAACAGGCAGACACTCAAGCGTGAGAGCGTCCCCCGGTTACTCAGTAATTCGCGCAATCTCGAACTCAATTTGGAAGAATCGCGCAAACTGGCAGCAAGTGCAGTTCGGGATTTCTTTGAGCCAAAAAAAGCCATGAAATTAACCTGAGATGATCTGGATGAATAACGAGGGTAAGCGGATGAGAATCAGACTGTGTCCAGTTTTCTTTTAGCGTCTCCAGGAACGTTTGGACCGAGTCGAATCGCTTGAGAGACGCTATGGTTAAATGTGATACGGTCTAGTGTACGAGAGTGTCTTCGTTCTGGTAGGCCTTCACGATTTCTCCGACCAGTCTGTGTCTTACAATATCTTCGTTTTTTAATTGAGTGACTCCCACGCCTTTAATGTTTCGCAGACGATTGATGGCATCTGTCATGCCGCAGGAAACGTCAGGTGGTAAGTCGATTTGCGAAATATCTCCAGTGACCACAATTTTTGAACCCATGCCCATCCGGGTCAGGAACATTTTCATCTGGGTGACCGTCGAGTTCTGTGCTTCATCCATAATAATGAATGTGTTGTCCAGAGTTCGCCCACGCATGAATGCCAGAGGGACGACCTCGACGATATCATTTTCCATGTATCGAGTGACCTGATCGTAATCGAGCAGGCTGCCGAGTGCATCGAGCAGTGGACGCAAAAACGGGTTCACCTTTGCCAGCATGTCTCCCGGCAGAAAGCCGAGCTTTTCACCCGCTTCAACGGCAGGACGCACGAGTACAATCTTACGGACCTGTTCCGTCCGCAGTGCATTGATGGCCATGGCGACCGCCAGAAACGTTTTCCCACAGCCTGCAGGGCCTGTACAAAATACAAGATCGTGCTCGGCAATGTTCTTGATGTAGTCTGACTGACCTGGTGTTCTGGGATGTACTTTTTTGGTTTTCTCGAAGAGGTCAATCGAGGATGGCGTGGCGACGGGAGCCTGCTTGGACTGTTTTCCAGAGGAATTACCGTTGGAGAGCGCGGTTTGCACCTGCTCACTCTTCAGTTGTTTCGTGCTTTCAACGATTGCTCTCAATTCAGAGAAAATACGGAGTGACTTCTGAATCTGGGCATCATCGCCGATAATTCGCAGTTCATCGCCTCGATGAACCACGTCTACACCCAGTGCATCCTGAATGAGTCGTATATGACAGTCATGTGTGCCCAGTAATATGGGAATCTGATCAGGATCAGAAAAGGAAAGAGTGGCTTCTGACATCAGAATTTCTACGTGCGCCTCCTGGGGCCTAAGGAATACATTTCAGAGCTTGAAAATAATGACAGGTCAATTTGTATTTCGCTACACTGAAATCTATGAAAAATACAATAAAACCGAGACTGAAATCAGCCGACAGATTTGGTCTGTTGTTGCTAAGACATAAAGTCTACTCCAGCAATCCGGTAAGAGAAAGGAGAGAGTTGCTTCTAAACTGCGGGATTTTCGTAAATAAAGAAAAAGAAAAGAGTTGTGTGATGCGGAAATTCTTCAAAATGCCCCGGATTTTACCCGGAACGCTTCAATTCAGTGAATCTCAGGCTTCCCGTTCTTTTGGTTTTTTTGCAGGTTACCCAGTTTGGACAACCGGCAATGTTTCGTATTCTGAGCGGCACTTGAATGTCAAGATCTATGGTTTGGGTAATGCGCTTGAGAGACCCTGATCAGATACTGTCGATTGTATTGGTAATACTCAAGAAGAGACCATAACCTGTTCGATGAATTGTTCATACAGAGCGAGATCAATCACGATGAGAGATGCGCTGTCTGTTCTGTTCCTCCGTTCAGAATCAAAACATCCAGTCTCCCGCGGGAACTGATGCAATAATACGTGAAAAGGTTTTTGGAAATGTACGAAACAAATTTTGGGTTCACGGATCGACCCTTCACCGTTTCACCTTCACCTGCCTGTTATTTTGAGGCAGCAGAACACCAGCACGTTCTGGAAGAATTACTGGTAACGATTTCAAGTCTGAATGGGATCACAATATTGACCGGTGATGCCGGCACGGGAAAGACGGCTGTCTGTCGGCAGTTGGTTGCACGGCTGGAAGATCAGTTTCAGATTCAGTTTGTAGAACACTGCAATTTTCCGACAGTCAGGGCACTATTGCAGACCCTGCTGTACAACCTGACCGACTGTTATGAGAAAGTCAGCGAACAGGAATTGAGACTGGCTTTGACGGCGGAAGTCCGTTCCTCCTTTTTAAACCATGGTCAGCCTCTACTGGTACTCGTCGACGAAGCACATCTTCTCAGTGTTTCGTTTCTGGAAGAATTACGTGTCCTGTCTGATATTGCCTTCGATGGCAAACCGGCGCTGCAGTTACTGCTATGCGGGCAGACTTCTCTGGAAGAAACATTGATTCAACCTGCCCTGTCCTCTCTGAATCAGCGGATCGGCTGCCAGGTTTATCTGGACCGGATGACACGCCAGGAGTCAGAGGCTTACATCGCCTATCGAATTCAGCGTGTTTCCACAGACAAACGGTCCTGTTTTACAGACGAAGCCATCAAATTTATTACGCATGTCAGTGATGGTCTGCCGCGCTGTCTGAACCAGATCTGCGATCACAGCCTGATGCTGGCCTATTTACAGGACTCTGCTGTTGTCAATGAGCCGATTGCCCGGGAAGCCTTTACCGATCTGCAACAACTGCCGTTACACTGGAATGATCCACTGCCTGCCGCCTCTCCACTGGATGAGTTACGTAAAAGCCAGACCGGTTCCGGCTCAAAACCAGCACAGGCAGACTCGACCCTGGAGGCATATGAAGCAGGGTACGAGATTGATTCTGATCTGGAAGATCAGCTGAATCAACTGGTGGAAAATTTAGAAGAGGATTCAGTGTCCGTTTCAGAAGACTCCAGCTGGGATTCCGCTGATTTATTCTCCTTTGGAGAAGGGATTGAGGCGATCGAAATCGGCAGCGAATCAGAAAGAGAAGAGATCCGGGAAGCAGTACCGGAATTACAGAACCAGCGTGAAACACCTGCCCCGGTAGAGAGTGAGCCTGTAGAACCTGAACAGATTCAGGCGGCTGTTCCTCCGCGGGAAATCAGGGAAACAGTTACATCTCCAGAACTGAATGCCGGTTTCACTGAGATCATTGATCGCTATGCCGCCATTGATGCCGGCATTGACCCTGCGACTCTACCGCCAGAACCACGCAGAAAAAACAATCAGACTCTGCAACTGCGACCTCCTCAGTTTCAATCTGTGTCGAAACCGCAGCAGGTCGACCAGGAAGAATTCATATCGACAGAAGAGTCCACTGCTGCTGCCTTAACCGAATTTGCAGAAATATTTGATATGGATGCAGCGGAAATTCCAGATGTGCCGGCGTTTGATTTTGATAATGCAGAGCTGAACCATCTGAGTTCCGATGTACTGGAAGAACTCTCGCGGGAAATCTCAGGAGGAGACGGTTCGTTTGAAGACCTGCTGGCCGCTCAAGTCTATGAAGTCTGTGCGGAGAGCCGGAAAGGGTTGTTCAACGCTCTGAATGATATTCGAAACTATTCCGAAACGACGTCTATCGAAGTGTCTGAAGAAGAACTTGAGATTTATGATGCCGTTCAGCCTGAATATGAAGAACCTGGATACTCCGAGCCGGAAAGCCCTGCTTTCTCCAGTGAACAGTTCGATCTGCCATCAGGCAACTCAGTCCGCATCGATTCTCAGACCGCTACACACAACCGGTCTTCAGCAACTGCCCACCTGAAAGGTCCGGCACTGGGACGATATAAGAATCTGTTCAGCCGTCTGCGAAGTAAACAGAAGACGAGCTGATATGCTTGATTCGAGACGGTCTGCAGCCTGCAGGATGCGGCTCCCGGAATGTGATAACAGTTGCGTGTTCGCCAGTTGATATAACCGTTACAAGCCTATCAACTGGTGAGTCTGTTTCGACCGTTCGCCATATTTTCTGCATGATCGACTCAAGTGTGATCCTGTTAAGTTGATCTTGCTGCGCTGAGCCGATCTTGAAAAAATCGGTTTTTCTTTTAAAGAATTTCGCCCGATACGCTTAATACACAGCGTAACATTCGAGGCGAGGTTCAAATGCATCAAGATAAAAAAGTAGGTTTAGCACTGGCATTGCTGGTGATTGGTTTTGTAGCGGCATTCTGTTTGAGGCAGGATCGCAATACAACGGTTCAAATCCCCGAGCTGAACGACCCGCATTACCTCAACGAGCAGATTGCCGATAAGGATCGCACTCCCTATCTGGATACACAGTCAAAAAAAACTATTGAAACCCAACTGGGAAATGATCAGGCTTTTACATCGCTGACAGACAATAGCGAGCCCTCCGGAAACTCCCAGGTTGCCGTCCCGACCATTTCGCATACGACTCCTGCCGGACAGAACGGTACTGCTTCCAAAGCGGAGCGCTGGGGGCCGATTCCTGAATTTCTGAAGGATGTCGATCTGCCTCAAGAGCAGTTTTCGAGCCCGGAGCCTTCCGATTCGGTATTTGAACCGAATCCGCCTCAACCCGAGGCAAAGCCCATATCACAAAATTCAACACCAAAGCCGATTACCGGTATCGAGAATATCAAGCCGGAACATAATAACGCGTGGGAAGTGAATCCGTCACAACAGAGACCGGAACCTGCCCGCCCTGCACCAACGCCGGCTCCTCAAATCCGGATTCATACGGTCAAGGCAGGAGAAACACTCTCTGAAATTTCGATTCGCTACCTGGGGACCAGTCGCAAATACCGTGAGATATTCAATCTGAACCGTGACCAGCTTCGTAGTCCTAACGACATCCGTGAGGGAATGAAGCTGAGGATTCCTGTCTACCGCGCTCCGGAAACAGCACCTCAGTCTGCTAATCGACAGACGAATGTGGAATCTCCGGTGATGACCGGCAAGCGGACGATGGGGCAAATGGTGTCTCAGCCGACTCTGAAATCAGATGCTGCTTCTTCAACAGTTCAGTTCGAAGGATTGATAGAGTCGCTTTCCACCGCTCCCTCGAAAAAAACAATGGGTCAACTGGATCAGCAAGAGATGATTCAGGAGTTGGAAGAGTCCGTTCAAACTGAGAAACTTCCAGCAGGAATAAAAAAGGTCCCGGATAACTATCGAAAATTTATTCCCGTACCCCGCTCTCCCTTTACTCATAATAATGGAGCGACTTCGGGTTCGGGCCGTTCCCTGTCCCAGGTTCAACCAGAGAACGTGGATCAGATCGTTGATGATCTGTTCGGTGAGCAGACTGAGCCAGCCAGTCAGACGGCACAGCCGAAAACCTATACGATTCAGCCTGGCGACACCCTCGAATCCATTGCACTGGAAATCTACGGTAAACGTTCTGTTGCCTTCAAAATTTATCAGCAGAACCGGGATCTTCTGAAGAACGCCAATTATATCCGTCCGGGAATGAAGCTGCAGCTGCCGTAAGCGGTGGTGTTAGGTATGGCACCAGGTCTAATGTTCTGCAGCCAGTCCGTGGAGTGGTAATGACAGGCCGTCGTATGCGAGTTCGACATGATCGGGCAGATTCGCATTTGTTTCTTCGTGTTCCAGCGAGTGCGAGATGTGTGTAAAGTAAGTCCGTTTGGGTTTGACCCGTTCGACCACTTCCAGGCTCTGTTCCAGGCAAAAATGCGTGGGGTGTGGTTTAATCCGCAGCGCATCAAGAATCAGGTAATCCAGTCCTTCCAGGTACTGCCAGCTCTCCTCGGGTATTTCACTGACATCAGTACAGAATGCAATGTTGTTGATCCGGTATCCAAGGATCGGCAGAGTACCATGCATCAGTCGAATCGGCTGGATTCTGAGTCCCAACAGATCAAACGGTTCCAGTGAGATCGTTTTGAAATCAAGATGAGGGCGCGACATATGATGTCGATTGTGTGTCGGTTCCTCGAATGCATAGTTGAAGGAACCCCGGATCTGTTCTTCCACGGCTTCTTCGCAATAGAGCTCGATGGACTTTTCCAGCCGGTATCCGCTGATGCGCACATCATCGAGACCGAAAATATGATCGGCGTGGCTGTGGGTATATAATACGGCGTGCACCCAGGGAATATGTTCTCGCAGCAGTTGCAACCTGAGCTCCGGTGGAGTGTCGATCAGAAAGCCCCCTTCCGGGGCACCGATATAAACAGAAGTGCGCCCTCGCTGATTTTTGGGGTCAGGTGACTGACAGACTTCACAATCACAGCCAACAATGGGGATCCCCACGCTGGTCCCAGTGCCCAGCGTGATGAACTCACCTGGTTTCTGAGAAAATAAATTCGATTCCTGTTGCATTATACTTAAATCGCTCTTGCGCGGGGTTCACTCTGATCTGGTCAAGCTGGGACCCAGTTTAAATTATTGGTGGCTGGAATGGTACCGATGCATGGGTATGGGGATACGTTTTGCTGTGGAATCGAGTTCAGCTCACGCCACAATATTCGCTGACCCCGTCTGCTGTGACTACCAGTAACTGATCGGTGAGTGGATGGTCCATATTCAGATAATCGTTGGCGATATTATGCTGAATTTTTTCGATGACCTGCGATTCACTCAGACTCAGTGCCAGTAAAAAATCACGATTAGGGACACCTGCCAGAAATTCGCTTCCCAGAAACTTACGAGCCTGCCGGTAAAATGAGGGACTCAGGACCTGGCTTGCATTATACGCGTCTGCCTTGTTCTGAATAATCATATTAGGGCCCTCTTCCCGCGACATGCAGATCAGCTCAATTTCGTTCTGTAGAAAATAATGATCCAGATTGGCCAGCGCGATTTCGTGCAAGACTTCCTGGCTGATCTGCCACTTATGCAGCAGCTTTTCATGAATATACCAGTAAGCCCGGGATTCATCCACCACGTAGAGAATGGCCAGGTTTGCGATCCAGTTCTCGCCGACAAAGTTCGGGAAATGAGTTTTCCATGATTCCTGCGAGATCAGGATCGGCATGATGCGGTCCTGAATGTCGATCAGTTCCGGTTCTGTCTGTTCATCCCCCCATTCATTGATTTGCAGTACGGTTGCCAGTGCGGAGACAATATTCTGTTCGTAGTCTTCTGGAGCGCTCAGGTATGACCGGTAAAAATTGTTCAGATTCAGTTCCGATTCACCAAATTTGATGCGAAAGCCGGGAATAATCTGCGAAGAAATCAAGGGAAATTTTTTCCGGGCCAGTTGCAGGACATCGTGGGCAAACAGTTCGGGAGGATTTGCCGGATTTAAATTCAATTCAACCGAATGCAGAATTCTCTGCACGGTATCAAACAGTTCTTCATGATCCTGGGGTTCGTAAAAAAACGTGACGACCATTTGAATGGAGCGTTCGCGGATCAGCCAGAGATTCCAGTGATGCCAGTTTTTCTGAAAAAAGGCAGACTGTGTCAGCAACGACTTCCACCAGGATGAATTCTTCTTAATGATGGCTTCACCGGAATAGGCCACTGATTCATGTTCAATCGCCAGCGGCGGTCGTTTGCTAATATTCCGATGTCTGACAAAAAGCTGATCGAAATCGACATCAAGGCCTGCTCCGGACTGTGTGTGAGGGAGGACCGATTTCCAGTGGCAACTGATTGTTAACGTGGCGTTCCCACCGGGTGGGCTGAGTTGAAGTACTCCATCCTGATCATCCTTAATCCAATCGGAAGGAAATGCGAGAGAATACCAGTTGGCGGGACCGGTGTATTGCGCCCATTGTTCGAGATGAAAGTCCGACAAAAAAATCACCATCAGCACAAGAAATGTTTCTGATTCCAGAATAACCGGCGACAAAGAATATTGCGGCCTGGGGTTATTTCAACGGTGTCTCACTGTGTCTTTTATGGTAGACGATTTTTGAAATGATGACTATCGGAAAATGGGGCTGATTCTTTGGGCCATGCTGCTGTTAATCTAAGCAGCGAAATGCCCTTCTGGAGGGCATTTTCGGAGAAAATGAAACGTCGCTGGATTATTCAGATATTAATTTGATGCCATAAGTTGTATTTAATGAAAGGCTTATGGAAATCTGTCTGAGATGATGTGTCAGCTGGTACGACGTTTGCTTAAGAGATAATTACAGACAGAGAAAAGAGCAACTTCTACTGTCTGACTTGAACTTCACCAAAGGATACGCTGCTGGGGAGTATAGCCGAACTTTCCCTTGTCGGGACTGTTTGGGCGAGCGCCTATACACTCAGCGGCGTCCTTTTTTTTCAGTCGTGTCAAGATACGACTGAAAAAACCATCATATAGAGGTTCCTCTCCGTTTACCAGTCTTTTCTGGTAAGAATTATCCCCTTTGATCTCCAATGATCACGCTACTTTTCAGCTGGTTTTTTTGCAGTAGCTACCGGCTTCATGATCAATAAGCCCAGTGGTGGCAGATTGAGCGTGATGCTGTGGTCCATGCCATGGCTGCTGATTTTCTCACTATAAACTCCCCCGGCATTCCCCATATTGGATCCACCGTAAATTTTGGCATCACTGTTGATGATTTCGTGATAAAAGCCTGGTTTGGGGACACCAATTCTGTATCCATCGCGGGGAACGGGAGTAAAATTCGCGACTACAATCACATGCTCTTCCGTGTCCGTGGCGATACGCTGGAAAGCAAAGACGCTGTTTTTGGAGTCATCACACTGAATCCAGGCAAATCCTTCCTGTGTAAAATCGGTTTCATACAGCGCTTTTTCTGAGCGGTATAAATGATTCAGATCCCCGATCAGGCGACGGATTCCATCGTGTTTTTCGTGGCCGATGAGTTTCCAGTCCAGTTCCTGATCGTGATTCCATTCGACCCACTGGGCCAGTTCGCCTCCCATAAACAGCAGTTTCTTGCCTGGCATCGTATATTGATAGCCGTATAACAGTCGCAGATTGGCAAACTGCTGCCACAGGTCGCCGGGCATTTGGGAAATTAACGCACGTTTGCCGTGCACCACTTCATCATGCGAGAGCGGCAGTACGAAGTTTTCCGTAAACGCATAGATCATGCGGAAAGAGAGTTCGCCCTGATGGTGCGAGCGGTAGATCGGGTCGAAATGCATATAGCGGAGCGTATCATTCATCCAGCCCATATCCCATTTCATATTGAACCCCAGCCCGCCATTATAAACCGGGTGAGACACACCGCCCCAGGAAGTGGATTCCTCAGCGATTGTCAGGATGCCTGGATATTCTCCGTGCAGACTGATATTGGCATCTTTCAGGAACTGGATGGCTTCCAGGTTTTCGCGTCCGCCACTCGGGTTGGGCACCCATTCCCCTTCTTTACGTGAATAATCCAGGTAAAGCATCGAAGCCACAGCATCCACGCGAAGGCCGTCAAAGTGATATTTATCAATCCAGAAATGCGCACTGGAGAGCAGGAAGTCGCGGATTTCATTTCGGCCGTAATTAAAGATGTAGGTTCCCCAGTCCGGATGGAACCCTTTACGGGGGTCCGCGTGTTCGTACAGACACGTTCCGTCAAAGCGACCCAGAGAGTGACCATCAGTGGGAAAATGGCCGGGAACCCAGTCGAATAAAACTCCGATGCCAGCCTGATGGCAGTAATCGACGAAGTACATCAGATCATGGGGGCTACCGAAGCGGCTGGTCGGCGCAAAGTAACCGGTGGTCTGATAACCCCAGGAGCCATCAAACGGGTGTTCCGTGATCGGCATTAACTGAATGTGGGTGTAACCCATCTGCTGGACATATTCGACCAGCTGCTTGGCCAGTTCGCGGTAGGTAAAAAACTGGCGGCCATCCTTGGGGCGTTTCCACGAACCAAGATGGACTTCATAGATCGTAATCGGCTGTTCATGCCAGTTGGTTTCG is from Gimesia maris and encodes:
- a CDS encoding MBL fold metallo-hydrolase produces the protein MQQESNLFSQKPGEFITLGTGTSVGIPIVGCDCEVCQSPDPKNQRGRTSVYIGAPEGGFLIDTPPELRLQLLREHIPWVHAVLYTHSHADHIFGLDDVRISGYRLEKSIELYCEEAVEEQIRGSFNYAFEEPTHNRHHMSRPHLDFKTISLEPFDLLGLRIQPIRLMHGTLPILGYRINNIAFCTDVSEIPEESWQYLEGLDYLILDALRIKPHPTHFCLEQSLEVVERVKPKRTYFTHISHSLEHEETNANLPDHVELAYDGLSLPLHGLAAEH
- the glgB gene encoding 1,4-alpha-glucan branching protein GlgB, whose translation is MSQPSHFESNSSRSTTPRRSQSQQSPSQTRRPLFTSAELHALKTGMHCTMYQSMGAHPDEVDGISGTRFAVWAPNAQEVCIVCDKNHWKHGEFYLNSSDAGVWSGFMPGVSNGDAYKYSLRGQNGEYFEKSDPYAFYSELRPKTASIVYDLENFPWQDDQWIQKRAETNWHEQPITIYEVHLGSWKRPKDGRQFFTYRELAKQLVEYVQQMGYTHIQLMPITEHPFDGSWGYQTTGYFAPTSRFGSPHDLMYFVDYCHQAGIGVLFDWVPGHFPTDGHSLGRFDGTCLYEHADPRKGFHPDWGTYIFNYGRNEIRDFLLSSAHFWIDKYHFDGLRVDAVASMLYLDYSRKEGEWVPNPSGGRENLEAIQFLKDANISLHGEYPGILTIAEESTSWGGVSHPVYNGGLGFNMKWDMGWMNDTLRYMHFDPIYRSHHQGELSFRMIYAFTENFVLPLSHDEVVHGKRALISQMPGDLWQQFANLRLLYGYQYTMPGKKLLFMGGELAQWVEWNHDQELDWKLIGHEKHDGIRRLIGDLNHLYRSEKALYETDFTQEGFAWIQCDDSKNSVFAFQRIATDTEEHVIVVANFTPVPRDGYRIGVPKPGFYHEIINSDAKIYGGSNMGNAGGVYSEKISSHGMDHSITLNLPPLGLLIMKPVATAKKPAEK
- a CDS encoding LysM peptidoglycan-binding domain-containing protein → MHQDKKVGLALALLVIGFVAAFCLRQDRNTTVQIPELNDPHYLNEQIADKDRTPYLDTQSKKTIETQLGNDQAFTSLTDNSEPSGNSQVAVPTISHTTPAGQNGTASKAERWGPIPEFLKDVDLPQEQFSSPEPSDSVFEPNPPQPEAKPISQNSTPKPITGIENIKPEHNNAWEVNPSQQRPEPARPAPTPAPQIRIHTVKAGETLSEISIRYLGTSRKYREIFNLNRDQLRSPNDIREGMKLRIPVYRAPETAPQSANRQTNVESPVMTGKRTMGQMVSQPTLKSDAASSTVQFEGLIESLSTAPSKKTMGQLDQQEMIQELEESVQTEKLPAGIKKVPDNYRKFIPVPRSPFTHNNGATSGSGRSLSQVQPENVDQIVDDLFGEQTEPASQTAQPKTYTIQPGDTLESIALEIYGKRSVAFKIYQQNRDLLKNANYIRPGMKLQLP
- a CDS encoding DUF1444 family protein yields the protein MSDFHLEQWAQYTGPANWYSLAFPSDWIKDDQDGVLQLSPPGGNATLTISCHWKSVLPHTQSGAGLDVDFDQLFVRHRNISKRPPLAIEHESVAYSGEAIIKKNSSWWKSLLTQSAFFQKNWHHWNLWLIRERSIQMVVTFFYEPQDHEELFDTVQRILHSVELNLNPANPPELFAHDVLQLARKKFPLISSQIIPGFRIKFGESELNLNNFYRSYLSAPEDYEQNIVSALATVLQINEWGDEQTEPELIDIQDRIMPILISQESWKTHFPNFVGENWIANLAILYVVDESRAYWYIHEKLLHKWQISQEVLHEIALANLDHYFLQNEIELICMSREEGPNMIIQNKADAYNASQVLSPSFYRQARKFLGSEFLAGVPNRDFLLALSLSESQVIEKIQHNIANDYLNMDHPLTDQLLVVTADGVSEYCGVS